One Dysosmobacter welbionis DNA segment encodes these proteins:
- a CDS encoding GHKL domain-containing protein produces the protein MHLRGEYLYVGVENARFAPVNFDPEEGLYNSTKPGTLHGMGLKSARATARKYHSELVLKAIEDSFSASTALLLPKTEA, from the coding sequence ATGCACCTCCGGGGTGAATACCTGTATGTGGGAGTAGAAAACGCCCGGTTCGCCCCGGTGAACTTCGACCCGGAAGAGGGGCTATATAACTCAACCAAGCCCGGCACACTCCACGGTATGGGACTCAAGTCCGCACGGGCCACCGCCCGGAAGTATCACAGTGAGTTGGTCCTGAAAGCCATCGAAGACTCCTTTTCCGCCAGCACCGCTCTGCTGCTCCCCAAAACGGAAGCATAG
- a CDS encoding LytR/AlgR family response regulator transcription factor, with product MYRIAVCEDDPRTAEQNKTAACHVLEGKGRSQGRDYDVEVFHTAAPLMKRLTADPDAYQLLLLDIQLDGDNGVELARFLREHKVSASIIYITDHPGFALDSFPTYPLEYLLKPVDEGRLAAALDWDWQRRQDRKKRPVLRVGGRTVPLDEIAYLETAGRKTAVHTREERIEYTVPLSKLKEEFQKQGFCLSHFSYLVNLAHVARVERDALTLDTGEAIPVSRRYYQDFMARYVESLK from the coding sequence ATGTACCGCATCGCCGTTTGCGAAGATGACCCGCGCACCGCGGAGCAAAATAAAACAGCCGCCTGTCATGTGCTGGAGGGAAAAGGACGTTCCCAGGGACGGGACTATGACGTGGAGGTATTCCACACCGCCGCGCCGCTGATGAAGCGGCTGACCGCGGACCCGGACGCCTATCAGCTCCTGCTGCTGGACATTCAGCTGGACGGGGATAATGGTGTGGAGCTGGCCCGCTTCCTGCGGGAACATAAGGTCAGCGCCTCCATCATCTACATCACAGACCACCCCGGTTTCGCGCTGGACAGCTTCCCCACCTACCCGCTGGAATACCTGCTCAAGCCGGTGGACGAGGGGCGGCTGGCTGCTGCCCTGGACTGGGACTGGCAGCGGCGGCAGGACCGGAAAAAGCGCCCGGTGCTGCGTGTGGGCGGTCGGACCGTCCCCCTGGACGAGATCGCCTATCTGGAGACCGCCGGGCGAAAGACCGCGGTCCATACCAGAGAGGAGCGGATCGAATACACCGTTCCTCTCTCCAAATTAAAAGAGGAATTCCAGAAGCAGGGCTTTTGCCTGAGCCATTTCAGCTATCTGGTCAATCTGGCCCATGTGGCGCGGGTAGAGCGGGACGCCCTTACCCTGGACACAGGGGAAGCCATCCCCGTCAGCCGCCGGTATTACCAAGACTTCATGGCCCGCTATGTGGAATCCCTGAAATAG
- a CDS encoding sensor histidine kinase: protein MRRWIIRGAAAFMVLLLCGFFAAALLFFTQPMTEQTFDLSVETVQWEVYIQEGQQRTDLLPDGDIGYTGLSAPGQTFYFSRILTEEVESPVLYLDTVNRSVAVFLDGERLYTDCPEQSGGVGELTLPMLGWDRLEPVEITLPPDYLGKTLTIAQSTGLGEKQIPEMEPTVYPCTVTLSCGYAYESGIVAESFRTAIPAALCFVLGLLLSTAFLWQSFRGRWDIGLFIFSLAAFFLMLVPLGAASFFGHYLPYPEVDLNALSRALCLTSLLLFLGSRGNGRLRWILWGTAALHGLTALLGRASATSLLTVVSEYLGLLGLLAAAVLSLVWRKRGNGFYWLFSPLLLAVLGMGLAVCGVHAAADPTWGRELMIHLRTGFQNGLPRFLLWSWSALTMAAGILAAFIDLFRRESQRRTEERLLLQRGELIRENYENLRKHNEEIQTLRHDLRHHVTALQGLCREGDMGEIQKYLESLSQRPELNRSNGYTVHPAVDTVLTAMLARGAETGVRAEVRVELPPELHIPNSDLCPLLMNLLENALEANEKAPRGRRSGSG from the coding sequence ATGAGACGTTGGATCATACGGGGCGCGGCGGCGTTTATGGTTCTGCTCCTGTGCGGATTTTTCGCTGCGGCGCTGCTGTTCTTTACCCAGCCCATGACGGAACAGACCTTTGACCTGTCCGTAGAAACCGTCCAGTGGGAGGTCTATATCCAGGAGGGGCAACAGCGAACAGACCTGCTGCCCGATGGGGACATCGGCTACACGGGTCTTTCCGCGCCGGGGCAGACCTTTTACTTTTCCCGGATTTTGACCGAGGAGGTGGAAAGCCCCGTTTTATATCTGGACACGGTCAACCGCAGCGTGGCGGTGTTCCTGGATGGGGAGCGCCTCTACACGGACTGTCCGGAGCAATCCGGCGGGGTGGGAGAGCTGACGCTGCCCATGCTGGGCTGGGACCGGCTGGAGCCGGTGGAGATCACCCTGCCCCCGGACTATCTGGGTAAAACCCTGACCATTGCCCAGTCCACCGGCCTGGGGGAAAAGCAGATCCCGGAGATGGAGCCTACCGTTTACCCCTGCACGGTGACGCTGAGCTGCGGATATGCCTATGAGAGCGGCATCGTGGCAGAGAGCTTCCGGACTGCCATCCCTGCGGCCCTCTGCTTTGTGCTGGGGCTTCTGCTCTCCACTGCGTTTTTGTGGCAGAGCTTCCGGGGTCGTTGGGACATTGGCCTTTTCATATTCTCTTTGGCCGCCTTTTTCCTCATGCTGGTCCCTCTGGGGGCCGCCAGCTTTTTCGGTCACTATCTCCCATACCCGGAAGTGGATCTGAACGCTCTGAGCCGCGCCCTGTGCCTGACCTCTCTGCTGCTCTTTCTGGGGAGCCGGGGCAACGGGCGGCTGCGCTGGATTCTGTGGGGGACAGCGGCTCTCCACGGTCTGACCGCACTGCTGGGCCGGGCCTCTGCCACTTCTCTGCTGACAGTGGTATCGGAGTATCTGGGGCTTCTGGGCCTGCTGGCCGCTGCGGTCCTCTCCCTGGTTTGGAGAAAGCGGGGGAACGGCTTCTACTGGCTGTTCTCCCCGTTGCTCCTGGCGGTCCTGGGAATGGGGCTGGCTGTATGCGGTGTCCATGCTGCGGCCGATCCCACATGGGGGCGTGAGCTGATGATTCATCTCCGGACCGGCTTCCAAAATGGCCTGCCCCGCTTCCTGCTGTGGTCGTGGTCCGCACTGACCATGGCTGCCGGCATCCTGGCCGCCTTCATTGACCTGTTCCGGCGGGAATCCCAGCGCCGCACCGAGGAGCGGCTTCTCCTTCAACGTGGGGAACTGATTCGGGAAAACTATGAAAATCTTCGGAAGCACAATGAGGAGATCCAGACTCTTCGCCACGACCTGCGGCATCATGTCACCGCCCTCCAGGGCCTGTGCCGGGAGGGAGATATGGGGGAGATCCAGAAGTATCTGGAGTCCCTGTCCCAGCGGCCCGAGCTGAACCGAAGCAATGGCTACACCGTCCACCCGGCGGTGGACACCGTTCTGACAGCCATGCTGGCCCGGGGCGCGGAGACAGGCGTCCGCGCCGAGGTACGGGTGGAGCTGCCGCCTGAACTCCACATACCCAACAGCGACCTTTGCCCCCTGCTGATGAACCTGCTGGAAAACGCGCTGGAAGCCAACGAAAAAGCCCCGAGGGGGCGGAGAAGTGGCTCCGGGTGA